GCATAAGGAAATTTTTTTGGTGGAGAGGATGAAGATATTCTACATCTTGATTGTGGTAGTGTTTACATGACTaggtacatttttaaaacctcatGGAACTCATTTgcttaaaataggaaaattttatccaatataaattatacctaaatgaagctaattttttaaaaacaaaaaagtttttattttattcctgacACATCTACCCTGTTATATCTCTCTCCTTATAGActtatttaaagatatatatatatatatacacacactgctttaagggtgtgtgtgtgtgtgtgtgtgtgtgtatgtgtgtgtttctccaTGGGGTTGTATCATTTCTCTTTCATACTAATATCACCTCACTGCATCATTGTCCATAGTAGATTTTCAAGCCATTAAATTTTGTTGTCTCATAGAAACTCTATTACAATATGTCTTGTTAAACAGTATctcaatgtaattttaaaatattttcggagttcccgtcgtggcgcagtggttaacgaatccgactgggaaccatgaggttgcgggttcggtccctgcccttgctcagtgggttatcgatccggcgttgccgtgagctgtggtgtaggttgcagatgcggcttggatcccgcgttgctgtggctctggcgtaggccagtggctacagctccgattcaacccctagcctgggaaactccatatgccgcgggagcggcccaagaaatagcaacaacaacaacaacaacaaaaaaaaaagacaaaagacaaaaaaataaaaaataaaaaaataaataaaataaataaaataaaatattttcatacagaGTTTGAGCATCTCTTATATAAATAGTAGCCAATTGCACaccttttcccatttctttggaGGGTTGCTAGGCTTTTTATTCTCAGAGTAGCtctttatgcatttatatatCATTGCTTTGCCCTAAaaagttacagatttttttctatatattcatTGGTGTCAGCTATGCTTTTGTGTTTGTCATGAAAACTTATTTATGccataaaaattttcaattttccctTACTACGTCTGGATTTTGAGTCATAGTTAGGAATAATCTCTTCCCCTAGATctataaaaacatttcattttcacatcCAAATATTTGTCCCATTTTGAATAGTTATAGGTAAGGCATGAGGAACAAATGCAATTCATTTTCCAGGTGGCTGTCTAGTTATCTCAAAATCAGTTGTTAAAAAGCACTTACTGCTCCCCACTCATTTTAGAAACTTCATTCATGATATACTTTATTTCCAAATGCACTTAAGTTATTTCTAGGattcctcttttgtttcttttgattctttgtttattaatttatcaatgtcaaattgttttatttatggtatcTTTTAGCATGTTTTCATGTATTCTAGAGCTAATCTGCTCCCATTGCTTTACTTCTTAAAATGTTTCCCTGGCTCTTCTTGCATGTCTGCATGTCACTTTTCCAAAAGAGTTTTGTAATCGGTTTATCTAGATCTAAGAGGACTGGTGTTATTTGTATCCAGATTGCTCTAAATTTGTAAATTAACTTcagaagaaattataaattagTTCAATAACACATTATATGTTTACATCTGTTTGAGTCTATATTTGTGTCTTATAGGAGGACTTTACACTTTTCTTCACATGGGTTTTAGATACTTCctttcaatgtatgaatttttttGATCCTAAACAGAGAAACACAGACCTTATTTTCACTTATTGTTGGAGGAACTGAGAGGTAACATTTGCAGACCCCAAATCAAATAATAGATCCTATTTGTCTTATCTTTGCTGTGGCTTACATGCTGTCCCCATCCCACTATATTCATTCTATGTACATGAAGCACTCAAGAAAAATCATAACATTTTGTGATCCATCTTTAACTCTGGCTAAACCAACTTGAATGTTCTAATAACTCCCGCTGGAACTTGAACATTTGTTTATCCTCTAAGGAACAGCTGGTCTTTTTCATGCCATGTAATTTTTTCAATCAATTCATATCAATGCAGGCATTATAAATACAAATGTCTCAAACACAGTGAACTTCCTTTACCCAGAAATTGGGCAGGGGATTGACTTGAAGTCACTCTGGAGCAGTTGTCACTGCTTTAAGGGTTAATTGAGTATTGGAATATTAATATGTGTATggaaaatgattctaaaatcaTCTAGATCAACCCACTCATGTATGAAGAATCAAGAGTACCAGATGATACAGTAAATTTTCCAGTCTCAGACATCTAGGACAAAATTGAATccacaaaatttgaaaattttctgaatCCCAGGTCACTGCTATTTCTGCTTCACCAATTTAAGTGAGAGCTCTGCTGGAGACATCCATTTTACTATCAGGTACGTagatgcagaaacaaatccaagtttCTGAAATGGGTCAAGTCAGAAGAACAGTGTGGAGTTAAAGGGCACCAAACATCAGAACAAAAAGTCGGAGTATGGGTAATTGCATGTGTAAACTGGCTTAGTTTTGGAATAGTTCTTTTAGAATGTATACCACAGCAgagttttaagaaagaaaagagagaagaaaagcttGGGTTAGTGACACAACATTTTAGTTGACTTTCAGTGCACTTTGTAAAGTCTTCTCAGATCTTACCATTTCCCTAAGCAGTCAAGTTTTAATGTCATGTTATATTACATAACTTCTAGGTTCTCCATTATCATCCCCTGTCTCTACATGAACTGTTATCTATTTGTTCCAAGTGAACTCTTAGAAACAGGAAATTTTCTGCTTCAAACTGTTTTGGTAAAAGTCTATAAAATTCAACAGTTAAAAAATATCTGACTTCAGGAAGCATGATACTTAACAGagtctatttaaaatatatttagaaatgtatgattggagttcccatcgtggctcagtggttaacgaatctgactaggaaccatgaggttgcaggttcgatccctggccttgctcagtgggttaaggatccagcattgcctcgagctatggtataggctgcagacacagctctgatactgcgttgctgtggctctggcataggccagcagcaacacctctgattagacccctagcctgggagtctccatatgccatgggagcggccctagaaaaggcaaaaagacaaagaaaaaaagaaaagaaatgtatgaaaTCTTCAGGCCTTAACCACATCATGTTCACAagcctttgaaaaatgtatggcaTTGGTGGCCATACAGGGTCATTCATGCCTGATAACTGAAATGAAGAACTAAGAACAtgaggctattttatttttattctggaaaatCCCCATTAGAAAATTGAAGCAGATTATGCTTCTCCATACCCATTTTCCTCATGATGTTTTCCTTTATCCTACCCACTGCAAGAAAATGGTGCCTACCTTCCTTTGCACCATTGTGTTTTCACTAATAATCAATCACACATGATTCTCAAACATTGTTCACTCCTGTCTTTCCCTGTCATCATGATGTTTGGAAAAAGCTtacccactcccttccccttcaaAACCTGTTGGCAGCTACCtttgaattttttacatttttcacaaagtgaggaataaatattcaaatagctgaatttttatttctttcatggaaatTTGCATTTTAGTTGTAAGCAAATTGCTAAGTCATAAGACTTAATCTTGAATTGAATTAATTAAGATATCTGGAAAAGCCATGGGGGAAATATTCAACCAATGTGAGCAGAGTGAGACAGCAGGAAACTGTCTGGTGGTGGGCAATTACTGCATTATttcacgccccccccccccaatatcaCTTTAAGTTTGATCACTGTACTTTTCCTAGTTCTCCTCCACCTGGAAATGCCAGAGTCTTCCAGAAATCAGAGTGAAATGGCCTGGAACAATCAGTCAGTCATAAGGGAATTCATACTACAGGGTCTCTCCAgtgcctgggaactccagatcttctatttcctgtttttctccatagTCTATGCAGCCACTGTACTGGGGAACCTCCTCATTCTGCTCACCATCGTGTCAGAGCCACGCCTTCACTCCCCCATGTACTTTCTGCTGGGCAATCTCTCCTTCATTGACATGTCTCTGGCCTCATTTGCCACCCCCAAAATGATCGCAGATTTCCTCAGTGAGCACAAAGCCATCTCTTTTGAAGGGTGCATCACCCAGATATTCTTCTTGCATTTCTTAGGGGGCACTGAGATTGTACTGCTGATATCCATGTCTTTTGATAGGTATGTGGCTATTTGTAAGCCTCTACGTTACTTAACCATCATGAGCCGGAGAATGTGTGTTGGGCTTGTGACACTTTCCTGGATTGTTGGCATCTTCCATGCTATGAGTCAGTTAGCATTTACTGTAAATCTGCCCTTCTGTGGGCCCAATGAAGTGGACAGTTTCTTTTGTGATCTCCCCTTGGTGATTAAACTTGCCTGCGTAGACACATACATCCTGGGAGTGTTCATGATCTCAACCAGTGGCATGATTGCCCTGGTGTGCTTCATCCTCTTGGTGATCTCTTACACTGTCATCCTGGTCACCGTGAGACAACATTCCTCCGGTGGGTCCTCCAAAGCCCTCTCCACTTGCAGTGCCCACTTCACCGTTGTAGCCCTTTTCTTTGGCCCATGCATTTTTATCTATGTGTGGCCTTTCACAAATTTCCCAATAGAAAAAGTGCTCTCGGTATTTTATACCATTTTCACTCCCCTTTTGAATCCCGTAATCTATACTCTTAGAACTAAAGACGTCAAAGATTCCATGAGAAAACTTAGCAGCCGTGTCTTTAAGTCTAGGAAGACTGATCATACCCCTTGAATTCCTCATGCAAAAATGAGCATCTGTTCCCCTCACTCAGTTGGTCAACATAGTGATGCTACTGCAAGATGGATGAAGACAGAACTATTTCTGTAATCAGTCTCAGTAGTCCCTCAATATCAGTAATATTAAGAGTTCCTCACACAACCTAATATTTACTATGGAGCATTATCAAATCTAAACCCCAAATTTTATCCCACAAGGACTCACTTTTTAGAGTATTCAAGACTTTTCAGGTGTAAGCATTTATTTGAGTATTAAGTGAAATATCTGTATGTTTTAAGAAAGAATAGATTTCCTCCCAGTCTCTTATAATTGTCTCTAAAAAGGGGGCAAGTGTGAAAGTTCCAACACCTGTACTCTCAAGCATCCATGCATTTTTAATTGCTGACAAAGAAGCTGATAAATGAATTGTTCTAGTTCAGACTCCAGAAGAAAATGGAGGGTTCTTGGTAAGTGAAAATGTTTGCTCTTTAATGTTTTTGTAGCATATCTTTgataagaataagaatatatttatttcagtCCCTAAGCTCCTTAATGTGGATTTCACCATTTTAAAACAGTATAGTATCTCCAGGATAATTTGtacagtcatacacacacacacacacacacacacacacacacacacacacacacacacactagattCTAGAATTTATACAATAAATCCCATTCCCATTCCCATTCTACAGAAAATGCAACTAAGATCCAGGGACACTGTAGCTTTTTCAAGACAGAATCTAGGGTCTTTCTCCTACAAAATGGGTATTTATTTTCTAAGCAGTAAAAAGTTATTTTGGTGCCATTGACATtcactgtatcatttttataatcaaaatacATGTTGTAAATAGCAAGATCCCAAAAGATCTAAGCCATTTTCACCTTGGTTAAACACAGTATTTGACTTAAGGGATCAATGAAACAGTAGTCCTTCATCATATTCAATATAGCTAATAGCTACATATTTTAGAACGTAGAAATCATCTCAGtgatatctatttattttacagaGGATGAGATTTAGAACAAGAAATAAAGTGACTTTTCCAAGTTTATATACCTATAAGATGACAGAGGCTAGCCAAGAAggtgccccttctctctctgcctgtctctgtctctctgtctatcTCTCAATTGGACAACAGCAAAATTAAGAGCATTTTGGTCATCGTAATTCTGAGagctaaaaatagaagaaatgtttAATGCATAAAAGTGAACTCATAACCATTAATAATTATCCAGTCATCTAGTTGCCTGGTAGTGTCAAAGTTTGCATGATGTGGTATGTAATGTTGTGTAGCTTGGGTTTAGATAAAAGCAGATGTATGCATCATTGACTGGTAGATATGCAGATTGTAAATAATTGAATATAAAGGTAAATCAGTTAATAGGTAAATGGATGGGTTAATATATGgatgtggatggatgggtgggtggatatataacaaaacaaagataGATAACCAGGTATTTACAATCATGAAGAAACTAATATACCAGTTGAATATACTGACTCCAGTTCTATGCATATACATTGAATCTGAACAACTGAAAATTGCAGGTGTtacttgtttaaaattatttgaaaaactaTTGAATTTGCTAAAGTTGAAAAAGTATACTCTTAAATATGTTTCTTGTGATGAAGTATAGCCAGTTCAATTTGCAAATATGGGGAGATCTCCTAAAGAATTATGTtagtgaaaacaaattttaaaagcccTTTAAATATGACTCTATGACTATTATAACTTTATTCTCCCAAATTCTCAACGCTGCTAGACCAAATCTGCAAATTGGATATTCATATTTCATTCTGATAAATAGCATATGATTGGCCAAACAGAGTAAAGAATgttgcattatttattttctatgtcagGCTATGAATTTTGTTCTCCAGTTTAGCATCCTAATATGCACACTGCTGGAATCATAGCAAAATAAATGCCACAGTTTACATTATATGAAAATTTGCATGTGTTCTAAAATAAGATTCCAAGTTCTAGGAATGCAACATGGAAAATTAACCCCAAAGACAAAATCTACATGGTTGGCATAAGCCCCAACCTaagaaaatttcatgaaaaattatCCCAGTCCCCATTCTAAGCCCTCCACTGATGGggttctctccctccctgcctcatATTTTCTGTTGACAGTTTTCTGAGCATGCTCTTTAATCTTTCATTCTCATCACCATAGAGAATCCTAACACTGAGTCTCAACAGTTTACTCTGAAAGATAAACCTAGCAAACAACTTCAGGAAATACTGGATTAATCTCATGATTCTGTCTTCACCTCCAAGAGGCATTAAccaattaaaacaaattatataagttcccttgtggtgcatctGGTTAAGGAAtcagctgtggcattggctgtggcataggttgaaactgtggctcaagtttgatccctggccgagaaACTTCCACagactgtgggtatggccaaaggaaaaaaaaaaaaaaaaagaaagaaagaaaagaaagaaagaaagaaaaagcaggctGCAATGTGGCTCTATAgagtcatttaattattttttttcttttctttctttttttaactggatTTCTCTTATCTATTTACCCCATCCAGCTTAAACTATTTCACAGGTTGATCTCCAATTACAGTCTAATAAACAAAACCAggagtaaatatattttaagatgtGAAAATAGCTAATATtgttgaaaaatttaaatatacacacaaaatattGAGGTTTGTCTCAGATTGGATGAGCTTGAAACAGTAAGCCATTAGCACCAAACTCGTTTCCTGGTCTCAGATCCCTTTAGGTGTATTTTTCTCCCACAGAAAATTCATTGCTCCTGCACAATGAACTACTTTCACCTGCTCATTCTAGAAGCCAAGAGGATAATCAGCCAGGTGGCCTTCCATTTGACAATGTAGCCAGGGATTGGTGAAGCTCCATTATCAAAAACTTGACAAATAATTATTTGATGTGCCCTTTTTTTTGGTCAGCTATCACTTTGTCCCCCTTTCCTTCCAGAAAACCTATTTAGAATATGATGTTacaatttttgtttcaaaaaattacaATGGTTTTAGAACCAAGGCATAGCGTAGTTCTATTACATTACCCTTCAAGATTTAATCTAATACCTAAGCCCTACTCTTCACAAGAGGCtccttcaatttctttatttttcagcgCTCATTTCTTGCATCATTAAtttcatacattattttatatttctacctAATCATTTCTCAAGTCTATgtcttttcttcttgtaattaATAGCATTTTGAGAACAGAGATTTTGCCCTGGCTTGTTTTGCTGTCGTTACTCATTCGTTtgcacatttttttgttgttgttgtttttagtctTTGCCATAGAGCTTGACTCAGGGCACAGTTAGAAGTAATGATTTGGTACAATTGTTGAagtaattatcttttttctaaGTAACTGtactttttgaggagttccctttgtggctcagtgggttatgagcccaactagtatccgtgaagatgttggttagatccctggcctgggtgggttaaagatccagcattgctgtgagctgtggtgtagattggaaacttggcttggaactggtgttgctgactgtactttttgtttttttccttgttacatCCCTATACTCTTTGACTCTATCAAGGGGAATTGAGATCAGACTATATAGGAAAAGGGACATCTATATCCTTCAAATGATGCTATAGACTCATAAAGGATGGTATATTctgttttcatgttcatttttctgaagatattttctagtttctgttttgatttcttctttgattctaTGGTTGTTCAAGAATGTATtgtttaggaattcccactgtggctctccACATTAAGAATCtaaactagtattcatgaggatgccagttcaatcccaggccttactcagtgggctaaggatccatcatcaccacaagctgaggcacaggtcacagatgaggcttgaatgggggttgctgttgctatggctgtagcgtaggccagcagctgcagctccaattcagtgcctcgcctgggaacgtccatatgccacagatgtggccctaaatagagaaaaagaaaaagaatgtgtggttTAGTTTTCACgtatttgtaaatttttccattttcttttcattattcacTTCCAATTTCATTCAATTGTGATCAGAAAAAATACCTGGAATAACATCAGTCCTcttaaatgtataataaattgTTTTGTAACCTGGCATGTGAGCTctcctgaagaatgttccatgtgcccttaagaagaatgtatattctgctgctacTAAGTAAAATGTTCTGTAAATGACTGTTAGGTCCATTTAGTTCACAGTGTTGTTCATGTCtgttgtttccttattgattttcagtgGGGATCATCTGTCCATTATTGTAAGTGGTATATTGAAGTCTGCCTATATTTCATtgctatttctcccttcagatctgtcagtgtttgctttatatatttaggtgttctCATCCTGGGTGAATATATGTTAATAATTATTATCTCTTCCTATTGAAATaaacttttatcattatgtaatggcCTCCTGTGCCTGTTTTGACCGTTTTTgtcttaaagtatattttgttctTGTCTAAGTATAGACAC
The sequence above is a segment of the Sus scrofa isolate TJ Tabasco breed Duroc unplaced genomic scaffold, Sscrofa11.1 Contig498, whole genome shotgun sequence genome. Coding sequences within it:
- the LOC100154725 gene encoding olfactory receptor 4K3-like; the protein is MPESSRNQSEMAWNNQSVIREFILQGLSSAWELQIFYFLFFSIVYAATVLGNLLILLTIVSEPRLHSPMYFLLGNLSFIDMSLASFATPKMIADFLSEHKAISFEGCITQIFFLHFLGGTEIVLLISMSFDRYVAICKPLRYLTIMSRRMCVGLVTLSWIVGIFHAMSQLAFTVNLPFCGPNEVDSFFCDLPLVIKLACVDTYILGVFMISTSGMIALVCFILLVISYTVILVTVRQHSSGGSSKALSTCSAHFTVVALFFGPCIFIYVWPFTNFPIEKVLSVFYTIFTPLLNPVIYTLRTKDVKDSMRKLSSRVFKSRKTDHTP